A genomic region of Notamacropus eugenii isolate mMacEug1 chromosome 3, mMacEug1.pri_v2, whole genome shotgun sequence contains the following coding sequences:
- the SCO2 gene encoding protein SCO2 homolog, mitochondrial: MLWPLRAPGPWRLALAHLAHVRWASQRAGGGQGPPGLRTRLLVAGLFGSGLALAWLSARAEKEQRRQQRRVEALRSAAVGQGDFHLVDHTGRPRSKADFAGQWVLLYFGFTHCPDICPEELEKLTKVVHRLDAEPGLPPVQPLFITVDPERDNVAAVGRYVGEFHPRLLGLTGTSEQVSQAARAYRVYYSAGPPDEDQDYIVDHSIIIYLLNPDGLFTDYYGRSKTEEQITDSVRRHMAAFRSALH; the protein is encoded by the coding sequence ATGTTGTGGCCTCTCCGGGCTCCAGGCCCCTGGCGCTTGGCCCTGGCCCACCTAGCCCACGTGCGCTGGGCCTCGCAGAGAGCAGGAGGGGGCCAGGGCCCCCCGGGGCTGCGCACCCGCCTGCTGGTGGCCGGGCTCTTCGGGAGTGGCCTGGCCTTGGCGTGGCTATCCGCCAGGGCCGAGAAggagcagcggaggcagcagcggCGGGTGGAGGCCTTGCGCAGTGCGGCCGTAGGCCAGGGCGACTTCCACTTGGTGGACCACACAGGCCGCCCTCGCAGCAAGGCTGACTTCGCAGGTCAGTGGGTGCTGCTCTACTTCGGCTTCACGCACTGCCCGGACATCTGCCCCGAGGAGCTGGAAAAGCTGACCAAAGTGGTGCACAGGCTGGATGCCGAGCCAGGGCTGCCACCGGTGCAGCCGCTCTTCATCACCGTGGACCCTGAGCGGGATAATGTGGCCGCCGTGGGCCGCTACGTGGGCGAGTTCCACCCGCGGTTGCTGGGGCTGACAGGCACCTCAGAGCAGGTGAGCCAGGCTGCCCGCGCCTACCGGGTCTACTACAGCGCAGGACCTCCCGACGAGGATCAGGACTACATAGTGGACCACTCCATTATCATCTACCTGCTCAACCCAGACGGGCTTTTCACGGACTACTACGGCCGCAGTAAGACAGAGGAGCAGATCACTGACAGCGTGCGGCGCCACATGGCAGCCTTCCGCAGTGCACTGCACTGA
- the NCAPH2 gene encoding condensin-2 complex subunit H2 isoform X1, whose translation MEDVESRFAHLLQPIRDLTKNWEVDVAAQLGEYLEELDQICISFDEGKTTMNFIEAALLIQGSACVYSKKVEYLYSLVYQALDFISGKKRNKLATSVQPDGQSADDNCRTRAEPEEEFLSLDDLPVSRANIDLRNNQSANAVPVIPLVPMALVPPDEEEKKSNPLYSRRGEVLASRKDFRMNTSTPHPSGAFLLEPGGLSPMEQRLPRTQQDAERAEEMPIDVSVCMSPASVLNFSQEDDEKPEAALPEGEEEVGDLLLDPETPEASPKPPEQGTQQQGTLESRTHTLRGRTAATPPHPSWHQKEPPDPWQSLDPFDSLEGKPFKKGSPYSLPQNLKETTSGKRKRKTSTRLQGFHEWYLAAYSGCGSSQKPRHRGPTFADLEALYWKRVKEQVDALRKLRRGEVAEQQLPKAQEGLWALEAERVEESPEHLGGGDSFLELEDVEPEEPLEGIPAPEAIAPLSYEELVQRNVELFIANSQKYVHETELSQRIRDWEDTIGPLLQEQEEHVPFDIHNYGDQVVASFRQLNEWCPFADLVAGKPAFEVCRSMLASLQLANDYTVEIAQKPGLAEAVDTMSLRLLTRQRAHERFQTYTAPSMALP comes from the exons CCATCCGCGACCTCACCAAGAACTGGGAGGTGGATGTGGCGGCGCAGCTGGGCGAGTACCTGGAGGAG TTGGACCAGATCTGCATTTCTTTTGATGAAGGCAAAACCACCATGAACTTCATTGAGGCTGCACTGCTGATCCAAGGGTCTGCCTGTGTCTATAGTAAGAAG GTGGAGTACCTCTACTCACTGGTCTACCAGGCTCTGGATTTCATCTCAGGCAAAAAg CGGAACAAGCTGGCCACGTCTGTGCAGCCAGATGGACAGAGTGCTGATGACAACTGCAGAACTCGAGCAGAACCTGAAGAGGAG TTCCTGTCCCTCGATGATCTCCCAGTCTCCCGGGCAAACATAGACCTGAGGAACAACCAGTCTGCCAAC GCCGTGCCTGTCATTCCCTTGGTACCCATGGCCCTGGTGCCCCCtgatgaagaagagaagaaaagcaacCCACTCTATAG CCGCCGAGGGGAGGTCCTGGCCAGCCGCAAGGACTTCAGGATGAacacctccaccccccaccccagtggGGCCTTCCTGCTGGAGCCGGGAGGCTTGTCCCCAATGGAGCAGAGACTGCCGAGGACCCAGCAAG ATGCTGAGAGGGCTGAGGAGATGCCCATAGACGTCTCTGTCTGCATGTCCCCGGCCTCAGTGCTTAACTTCTCCCAGGAGGATGATGAGAAACCAG aggCAGCACTACCGGAAGGTGAGGAGGAGGTGGGAGACCTGCTCCTTGACCCAGAAACCCCTGAGGCCTCTCCAAAGCCCCCAGAGCAAGGGACTCAGCAGCAG GGTACCCTGGAATCAAGGACGCACACGCTTCGGGGCAGAACCGCTGCCACTCCCCCCCACCCATCATGGCACCAGAAG GAGCCCCCAGATCCCTGGCAGAGCCTAGACCCCTTTGACTCTCTGGAGGGCAAGCCCTTCAAGAAAG GGAGCCCTTACTCTCTGCCACAGAATTTGAAGGAAACCACGTCTGGCAAACGCAAAAGGAAGACCTCTACCAGACTCCAGGGGTTTCATGAGTGGTACCTGGCTGCTT ATAGTGGCTGTGGTAGCTCCCAGAAACCTCGGCACAGAGGTCCCACATTTGCAG ACCTGGAAGCCCTCTACTGGAAGCGAGTCAAGGAGCAGGTGGATGCTCTTCGGAAGCTTCGGAGGGGTGAG GTAGCGGAGCAGCAGCTGCCCAAGGCCCAGGAAGGACTGTGGGCCCTGGAAGCGGAGCGAGTGGAGGAGTCCCCAGAGCACCTGGGAGGAGGAG acagcttcttggagctggAGGATGTGGAGCCAGAGGAGCCActggagggcattccag CGCCAGAGGCCATCGCCCCACTGAGCTATGAGGAGCTGGTCCAGAGGAATGTG gAATTATTTATTGCCAACTCTCAGAAGTATGTGCACGAGACGGAGCTGTCTCAGCGCATCCGGGACTGGGAAGACACCATTGGTCCCCTGCTCCAGGAACAG GAGGAACATGTTCCTTTCGACATCCACAATTATGGGGACCAAGTGGTAGCAAGCTTTCGGCAGCTCAATGAGTGGTGTCCCTTTGCTGATCTGGTGGCTGGCAAGCCTGCCTTCGAGGTGTGCCGCTCCATGCTGGCCTCCCTGCAGCTG GCCAATGACTACACAGTGGAGATTGCCCAGAAGCCAGGACTCGCTGAGGCGGTGGACACCATGTCCCTGAGGCTCCTCACTCGCCAGCGAGCCCACGAGCGCTTCCAGACATACACAGCCCCCTCCATGGCCTTgccctga
- the NCAPH2 gene encoding condensin-2 complex subunit H2 isoform X2, whose amino-acid sequence MSLKAGRSWVLDQICISFDEGKTTMNFIEAALLIQGSACVYSKKVEYLYSLVYQALDFISGKKRNKLATSVQPDGQSADDNCRTRAEPEEEFLSLDDLPVSRANIDLRNNQSANAVPVIPLVPMALVPPDEEEKKSNPLYSRRGEVLASRKDFRMNTSTPHPSGAFLLEPGGLSPMEQRLPRTQQDAERAEEMPIDVSVCMSPASVLNFSQEDDEKPEAALPEGEEEVGDLLLDPETPEASPKPPEQGTQQQGTLESRTHTLRGRTAATPPHPSWHQKEPPDPWQSLDPFDSLEGKPFKKGSPYSLPQNLKETTSGKRKRKTSTRLQGFHEWYLAAYSGCGSSQKPRHRGPTFADLEALYWKRVKEQVDALRKLRRGEVAEQQLPKAQEGLWALEAERVEESPEHLGGGDSFLELEDVEPEEPLEGIPAPEAIAPLSYEELVQRNVELFIANSQKYVHETELSQRIRDWEDTIGPLLQEQEEHVPFDIHNYGDQVVASFRQLNEWCPFADLVAGKPAFEVCRSMLASLQLANDYTVEIAQKPGLAEAVDTMSLRLLTRQRAHERFQTYTAPSMALP is encoded by the exons ATGTCCCTGAAAGCTGGAAGGAGCTGGGTG TTGGACCAGATCTGCATTTCTTTTGATGAAGGCAAAACCACCATGAACTTCATTGAGGCTGCACTGCTGATCCAAGGGTCTGCCTGTGTCTATAGTAAGAAG GTGGAGTACCTCTACTCACTGGTCTACCAGGCTCTGGATTTCATCTCAGGCAAAAAg CGGAACAAGCTGGCCACGTCTGTGCAGCCAGATGGACAGAGTGCTGATGACAACTGCAGAACTCGAGCAGAACCTGAAGAGGAG TTCCTGTCCCTCGATGATCTCCCAGTCTCCCGGGCAAACATAGACCTGAGGAACAACCAGTCTGCCAAC GCCGTGCCTGTCATTCCCTTGGTACCCATGGCCCTGGTGCCCCCtgatgaagaagagaagaaaagcaacCCACTCTATAG CCGCCGAGGGGAGGTCCTGGCCAGCCGCAAGGACTTCAGGATGAacacctccaccccccaccccagtggGGCCTTCCTGCTGGAGCCGGGAGGCTTGTCCCCAATGGAGCAGAGACTGCCGAGGACCCAGCAAG ATGCTGAGAGGGCTGAGGAGATGCCCATAGACGTCTCTGTCTGCATGTCCCCGGCCTCAGTGCTTAACTTCTCCCAGGAGGATGATGAGAAACCAG aggCAGCACTACCGGAAGGTGAGGAGGAGGTGGGAGACCTGCTCCTTGACCCAGAAACCCCTGAGGCCTCTCCAAAGCCCCCAGAGCAAGGGACTCAGCAGCAG GGTACCCTGGAATCAAGGACGCACACGCTTCGGGGCAGAACCGCTGCCACTCCCCCCCACCCATCATGGCACCAGAAG GAGCCCCCAGATCCCTGGCAGAGCCTAGACCCCTTTGACTCTCTGGAGGGCAAGCCCTTCAAGAAAG GGAGCCCTTACTCTCTGCCACAGAATTTGAAGGAAACCACGTCTGGCAAACGCAAAAGGAAGACCTCTACCAGACTCCAGGGGTTTCATGAGTGGTACCTGGCTGCTT ATAGTGGCTGTGGTAGCTCCCAGAAACCTCGGCACAGAGGTCCCACATTTGCAG ACCTGGAAGCCCTCTACTGGAAGCGAGTCAAGGAGCAGGTGGATGCTCTTCGGAAGCTTCGGAGGGGTGAG GTAGCGGAGCAGCAGCTGCCCAAGGCCCAGGAAGGACTGTGGGCCCTGGAAGCGGAGCGAGTGGAGGAGTCCCCAGAGCACCTGGGAGGAGGAG acagcttcttggagctggAGGATGTGGAGCCAGAGGAGCCActggagggcattccag CGCCAGAGGCCATCGCCCCACTGAGCTATGAGGAGCTGGTCCAGAGGAATGTG gAATTATTTATTGCCAACTCTCAGAAGTATGTGCACGAGACGGAGCTGTCTCAGCGCATCCGGGACTGGGAAGACACCATTGGTCCCCTGCTCCAGGAACAG GAGGAACATGTTCCTTTCGACATCCACAATTATGGGGACCAAGTGGTAGCAAGCTTTCGGCAGCTCAATGAGTGGTGTCCCTTTGCTGATCTGGTGGCTGGCAAGCCTGCCTTCGAGGTGTGCCGCTCCATGCTGGCCTCCCTGCAGCTG GCCAATGACTACACAGTGGAGATTGCCCAGAAGCCAGGACTCGCTGAGGCGGTGGACACCATGTCCCTGAGGCTCCTCACTCGCCAGCGAGCCCACGAGCGCTTCCAGACATACACAGCCCCCTCCATGGCCTTgccctga